A DNA window from Brassica napus cultivar Da-Ae chromosome A4, Da-Ae, whole genome shotgun sequence contains the following coding sequences:
- the LOC106449284 gene encoding uncharacterized protein LOC106449284 translates to MGWLSFLNLLKEVVGMFNESRKLFLKNKKLMFSVLVFSLLLNGLVYLFNILTITLEITNLTQHLKLLPTMDPSSAEYIALLMEVFAEFGLFFVSSDIFGVFYFIINLLSVLVIVHASALTYNDENVNFKDFVVLSLKSWKGPLVTYFYICLFSLGYWLFFVTILFPLLFLSTASLISFAAVTCVLLVLFALFASYLAIVWYLSLVVSVLDETYGIQALGEAVKIAKGMKPKLFLLNLFFGLLIFGLAQIETLVSLVMSTFVLMFLLMTYTVAFFQCKGHHGQDVESLRDAEYTTLPTTSLMGALP, encoded by the coding sequence ATGGGTTGGCTTTCGTTTTTGAATCTTCTAAAGGAAGTTGTGGGTATGTTCAACGAATCCCGCAAACTCTTTCTCAAGAACAAGAAGTTGATGTTCTCTGTCTTGGTATTTTCTCTCTTGCTCAATGGTTTAGTTTACTTGTTCAACATCCTTACCATTACACTCGAGATAACAAACTTGACTCAACATTTAAAGTTGTTACCTACGATGGATCCAAGCAGTGCGGAATACATAGCCCTACTTATGGAAGTTTTTGCAGAATTTGGcctattttttgtttcttcagaCATCTTTGGCGTTTTCTATTTCATCATCAACCTTTTATCCGTTCTAGTCATCGTCCACGCTTCGGCTCTTACTTATAATGATGAGAACGTCAACTTCAAAGATTTTGTGGTTCTGTCCCTTAAATCTTGGAAGGGACCTCTAGTGACCTATTTCTACATTTGTCTCTTCAGTCTTGGCTATTGGTTGTTCTTCGTTACAATACTTTTCCCTCTCCTTTTCTTAAGTACTGCTTCATTGATTTCCTTCGCAGCCGTGACCTGCGTTTTGCTTGTTCTGTTCGCATTGTTTGCGTCCTATCTAGCTATCGTCTGGTACCTATCTCTGGTCGTATCGGTACTCGACGAAACTTATGGGATACAAGCGTTGGGGGAAGCTGTAAAGATTGCTAAAGGGATGAAGCCAAAACTATTCCTCTTGAATCTTTTCTTCGGTTTATTGATCTTCGGTTTAGCTCAGATCGAGACTCTAGTGAGTCTAGTGATGTCAACATTTGTGTTGATGTTTCTACTTATGACTTACACCGTTGCATTTTTTCAATGTAAGGGCCACCACGGCCAAGACGTTGAGTCGCTGAGGGATGCTGAATATACGACACTACCAACTACTTCGCTTATGGGAGCATTGCCTTAA